The following are encoded in a window of Scophthalmus maximus strain ysfricsl-2021 chromosome 6, ASM2237912v1, whole genome shotgun sequence genomic DNA:
- the mcrs1 gene encoding microspherule protein 1 isoform X1, translating to MLTGMQAGDPVIGTSLAVAGAQSRSEDEDSLGVKDVKRTATQAFGSGVPKRRSSSRSIKRKKFDDELVESSLVKSSSRVKGPPVIEPVRCSGSELSSSEKKKVTKSGTTLTPPLAMVINPAPITKRVKKSRQPLHITKDLGRWKPTDDLLLINAVLQTTDLTSVHLGVKFSCRFTLREIKERWYALLYDPVISKLAWQAMRQLHPEAIAAIQSKALFSQAEEALLAKIGSTSQPKLDGFQELLSKHPGVFHPSRTPKSLLVHWQLLKQYYLLDDQSVQPLPKGDQVLNFSDAEQMVDDVKLKESRDEVLEHELMISDRHQKREIRQLEQELPRWQVLVDSITGMSMPDFDNQTLAALRGRMVRYLMRSREITLGRATKDKQIDVDLSLEGPAWKISRKQGIIKLKNNGDFFIANEGRRPIYIDGRPVLSGNKWKLNNNSVVEIAGLRFVFLINLELISLIKAEAAKMTQQ from the exons ATGCTAACAGGC ATGCAAGCAGGTGACCCTGTGATTGGTACATCTCTGGCAGTAGCTGGTGCCCAGAGTCGGTCTGAGGACGAAGACTCGCTCGGAGTAAAAGATGTGAAAAGGACAGCAACACAAGCATTTGGCAGTGGTGTTCCCAAACGTAGAAGTTCCTCCAG GTCAATTAAGAGGAAGAAGTTTGATGATGAGCTTGTGGAAAGCAGTCTTGTGAAGTCGTCCAGTAGAGTCAAAGGCCCTCCTGTCATAGAGCCTGTCCGCTGTTCAGGGAGTGAACTTTCATctagtgagaaaaaaaag GTGACAAAGTCAGGAACCACTCTCACGCCACCTCTCGCCATGGTGATAAACCCTGCACCTATCACCAAAAGAGTGAAGAAAAGTAGACAACCTCTTCATATTACTAAAGACCTGGGACGGTGGAAACCCACCGATGATCTTCTCCTAATAAATGCGGTGTTGCAG ACCACAGATCTCACCTCTGTTCATCTGGGGGTCAAGTTTAGCTGTCGTTTCACTTTGAGGGAAATCAAAGAGAGGTGGTATGCTTTGCTCTACGATCCTGTCATCTCAAA GCTGGCATGGCAGGCCATGCGGCAGCTTCATCCAGAGGCCATTGCGGCAATTCAAAGTAAAGCCCTCTTCAGTCAGGCTGAGGAGGCACTGCTTGCCAAGATTGGTTCA ACGAGTCAGCCCAAACTGGACGGCTTCCAGGAGCTTCTGAGCAAACACCCTGGTGTCTTTCACCCATCCCGCACTCCTAAGAGCCTCCTGGTGCACTGGCAGCTGCTTAAACAGTACTACCTGCTGGATGACCAGAGTG TCCAGCCTCTCCCTAAAGGCGACCAAGTCCTCAACTTCTCTGATGCTGAGCAGATGGTTGATGATGTAAAGTTAAA GGAGAGCAGAGATGAGGTTTTGGAACATG AGCTGATGATTTCTGATCGCCACCAGAAAAGGGAGATCAGACAGTTAGAGCAGGAGTTACCTCGCTGGCAGGTTCTGGTGGACAGTATCACAG ggaTGAGCATGCCCGACTTTGACAACCAGACGCTGGCAGCACTACGAGGACGAATGGTGCGCTACCTCATGAGATCACGAGAG ATCACGTTGGGCAGGGCGACCAAGGACAAACAGATAGACGTAGATCTGTCGCTAGAAGGACCAGCCTGGAAAATATCAAGAAAACAAG GAATTATTAAACTGAAGAATAATGGAGACTTCTTCATCGCCAATGAGGGCAGACGACCAATCTACATAGATGGCAGACCAGTCCTGTCGGGAAACAAGTGGAAACTCAATAACAACTCAgtggtggag ATTGCAGGTCTCCGCTTTGTGTTTCTCATTAACCTGGAACTTATCTCACTTATAAAAGCTGAAGCAGCCAAGATGACACAGCAGTGA
- the mcrs1 gene encoding microspherule protein 1 isoform X2, which yields MQAGDPVIGTSLAVAGAQSRSEDEDSLGVKDVKRTATQAFGSGVPKRRSSSRSIKRKKFDDELVESSLVKSSSRVKGPPVIEPVRCSGSELSSSEKKKVTKSGTTLTPPLAMVINPAPITKRVKKSRQPLHITKDLGRWKPTDDLLLINAVLQTTDLTSVHLGVKFSCRFTLREIKERWYALLYDPVISKLAWQAMRQLHPEAIAAIQSKALFSQAEEALLAKIGSTSQPKLDGFQELLSKHPGVFHPSRTPKSLLVHWQLLKQYYLLDDQSVQPLPKGDQVLNFSDAEQMVDDVKLKESRDEVLEHELMISDRHQKREIRQLEQELPRWQVLVDSITGMSMPDFDNQTLAALRGRMVRYLMRSREITLGRATKDKQIDVDLSLEGPAWKISRKQGIIKLKNNGDFFIANEGRRPIYIDGRPVLSGNKWKLNNNSVVEIAGLRFVFLINLELISLIKAEAAKMTQQ from the exons ATGCAAGCAGGTGACCCTGTGATTGGTACATCTCTGGCAGTAGCTGGTGCCCAGAGTCGGTCTGAGGACGAAGACTCGCTCGGAGTAAAAGATGTGAAAAGGACAGCAACACAAGCATTTGGCAGTGGTGTTCCCAAACGTAGAAGTTCCTCCAG GTCAATTAAGAGGAAGAAGTTTGATGATGAGCTTGTGGAAAGCAGTCTTGTGAAGTCGTCCAGTAGAGTCAAAGGCCCTCCTGTCATAGAGCCTGTCCGCTGTTCAGGGAGTGAACTTTCATctagtgagaaaaaaaag GTGACAAAGTCAGGAACCACTCTCACGCCACCTCTCGCCATGGTGATAAACCCTGCACCTATCACCAAAAGAGTGAAGAAAAGTAGACAACCTCTTCATATTACTAAAGACCTGGGACGGTGGAAACCCACCGATGATCTTCTCCTAATAAATGCGGTGTTGCAG ACCACAGATCTCACCTCTGTTCATCTGGGGGTCAAGTTTAGCTGTCGTTTCACTTTGAGGGAAATCAAAGAGAGGTGGTATGCTTTGCTCTACGATCCTGTCATCTCAAA GCTGGCATGGCAGGCCATGCGGCAGCTTCATCCAGAGGCCATTGCGGCAATTCAAAGTAAAGCCCTCTTCAGTCAGGCTGAGGAGGCACTGCTTGCCAAGATTGGTTCA ACGAGTCAGCCCAAACTGGACGGCTTCCAGGAGCTTCTGAGCAAACACCCTGGTGTCTTTCACCCATCCCGCACTCCTAAGAGCCTCCTGGTGCACTGGCAGCTGCTTAAACAGTACTACCTGCTGGATGACCAGAGTG TCCAGCCTCTCCCTAAAGGCGACCAAGTCCTCAACTTCTCTGATGCTGAGCAGATGGTTGATGATGTAAAGTTAAA GGAGAGCAGAGATGAGGTTTTGGAACATG AGCTGATGATTTCTGATCGCCACCAGAAAAGGGAGATCAGACAGTTAGAGCAGGAGTTACCTCGCTGGCAGGTTCTGGTGGACAGTATCACAG ggaTGAGCATGCCCGACTTTGACAACCAGACGCTGGCAGCACTACGAGGACGAATGGTGCGCTACCTCATGAGATCACGAGAG ATCACGTTGGGCAGGGCGACCAAGGACAAACAGATAGACGTAGATCTGTCGCTAGAAGGACCAGCCTGGAAAATATCAAGAAAACAAG GAATTATTAAACTGAAGAATAATGGAGACTTCTTCATCGCCAATGAGGGCAGACGACCAATCTACATAGATGGCAGACCAGTCCTGTCGGGAAACAAGTGGAAACTCAATAACAACTCAgtggtggag ATTGCAGGTCTCCGCTTTGTGTTTCTCATTAACCTGGAACTTATCTCACTTATAAAAGCTGAAGCAGCCAAGATGACACAGCAGTGA
- the LOC118310005 gene encoding 25-hydroxyvitamin D-1 alpha hydroxylase, mitochondrial, with the protein MTCLRRMLQQALRASGRSAVPLVKWMERWAEGTSAGLQGTGLQDARTLDDMPGPSVASFAWDLFAKRGLSRLHELQLEGTRRYGPMWKASFGPILTVHVADPALIEQVLRQEGQHPMRSDLSSWKDYRKLRGHHYGLLTSEGEEWQAVRSLLGKHMLRPKAVEAYDKTLNSVVSDLIAKLRHSRRPQGLVTDIASEFYRFGLEGISSVLFESRIGCLDQAVPEETERFIQSINTMFVMTLLTMAMPSWLHQLFPKPWNVFCGCWDYMFDFAKGHIDKRLTTEAEKVARGEKVEGRYLTYFLSKTGLPIKTVYSNVTELLLAGVDTISSTMSWSLYELSRHPELQASLRDEVLTVLKGRRVAEAADVAQMPLLKATVKEVLRLYPVIPANARVITERDIQVGGYLIPKNTLITLCHFATSRDPAVFLNPDEFQPHRWLNKEQTHHPYASVPFGVGKRSCIGRRIAELELYLALARILVEFDVKPDPEGVSVKPMTRTLLVPENVISLQFIER; encoded by the exons ATGACCTGTCTGAGAAGGATGCTGCAACAAGCTCTTCGCGCATCCGGCCGCAGCGCCGTGCCGCTGGTCAAGTGGATGGAGAGGTGGGCCGAGGGCACGTCCGCCGGCCTGCAGGGCACCGGGCTGCAGGACGCGCGCACGCTGGACGACATGCCCGGGCCGAGCGTCGCCAGCTTCGCCTGGGACCTGTTCGCCAAGAGGGGTCTGTCGAGGCTGCACGAGTTACAG CTGGAAGGAACGCGCCGCTATGGTCCCATGTGGAAGGCAAGTTTCGGCCCCATCCTGACGGTTCATGTGGCCGATCCGGCGCTCATCGAGCAGGTACTGAGGCAGGAGGGCCAGCACCCCATGCGCTCTGACCTTTCCTCCTGGAAGGACTACAGGAAGCTCAGAGGTCATCACTACGGACTCTTGACATC agagggggaggagtggCAGGCGGTGAGAAGTCTCCTGGGGAAGCACATGCTGCGCCCAAAGGCAGTGGAAGCTTATGATAAGACCCTGAACAGCGTGGTCAGTGACCTCATTGCCAAACTTCGCCACAGCAGACGCCCTCAAGGCCTCGTCACTGATATCGCCAGCGAGTTCTATCGCTTCGGCCTCGAGG GTATTTCCTCAGTGTTGTTTGAATCCAGAATCGGTTGCCTGGATCAAGCTGTTCCTGAAGAGACAGAGCGTTTCATCCAGTCAATCAACACCATGTTTGTGATGACGCTTCTTACTATGGCCATGCCAAGCTGGTTGCACCAGCTGTTCCCTAAACCCTGGAACGTCTTTTGTGGGTGCTGGGACTACATGTTTGATTTTG CTAAAGGTCACATCGACAAGCGCCTGACAACCGAAGCGGAGAAGGTTGCACgtggagagaaggtggagggccGATATCTCACCTACTTCCTGTCCAAGACGGGCCTGCCCATAAAGACTGTCTACAGCAACGTCACGGAGCTGCTTCTTGCAGGAGTTGACACA ATTTCCAGCACCATGTCCTGGTCCCTATATGAGCTGTCCCGTCACCCAGAGTTGCAGGCCTCTCTCCGGGATGAGGTGTTGACCGTGCTGAAGGGTCGACGGGTAGCGGAGGCGGCAGATGTGGCCCAGATGCCTCTCCTGAAAGCCACAGTCAAAGAAGTGCTCAG GTTGTACCCTGTTATTCCTGCAAATGCAAGGGTCATTACGGAGAGAGACATCCAGGTTGGAGGCTACCTCATCCCTAAAAAT ACTCTGATTACCCTTTGCCACTTTGCAACATCACGGGATCCGGCAGTGTTTCTCAATCCAGATGAATTCCAACCTCATCGATGGTTGAACAAGGAACAGACACATCACCCATACGCCTCTGTACCATTTGGGGTGGGAAAACGCAGCTGCATAGGTCGTCGTATTGCTGAGCTTGAGCTCTATCTTGCCCTTGCTAGG ATCCTGGTAGAGTTCGATGTGAAGCCGGACCCAGAAGGGGTTTCCGTGAAGCCCATGACACGGACGCTTCTAGTTCCTGAAAATGTCATTAGCCTCCAGTTTATCGAACGATGA
- the mettl1 gene encoding tRNA (guanine-N(7)-)-methyltransferase isoform X1, with product MTSSMPQKRYYRQRAHSNPMAYHSFDYPVCPEEMDWSSLYPEPPEKETPRVEFADIGCGYGGLLVELSPLFPDKLILGLEIRVKVSDYVQDRIQSLRATEPGSYQNIACLRSNAMKYLPNFFSKGQLSKMFFLFPDPHFKKTKHKWRIISPTLLAEYAYTLRVGGLVYTMTDVEEVHLWMVKHFSEHPLFTRVSDEELVGDIIVNRLGTCTEEGKKVLRNGGKNFLAVFRRIENSN from the exons atGACTTCGTCAATGCCTCAGAAGCGATACTACAGGCAGCGAGCCCATTCTAACCCGATGGCTTACCACTCGTTTGACTA CCCCGTGTGTCCGGAGGAAATGGACTGGTCCTCCCTGTATCCAGAACCGCCTGAAAAAGAGACGCCACGAGTGGAGTTCGCAGACATTGGATGTGGATACGGGGGACTTTTAG TGGAGTTATCTCCACTTTTCCCAGACAAGCTCATCCTGGGCCTGGAGATCCGGGTCAAAGTTTCAGATTATGTTCAGGATCGTATCCAATCTCTGCGTGCCACTGAGCCTGGAAGCTATCAGAACATCGCCTGCCTTCGCAGTAACGCAATGAAGTATCTCCCCAACTTCTTCTCCAAAGGACAG ctcAGTAAgatgttcttcctcttccctgacCCTCACTTTAAGAAGACCAAGCACAAGTGGAGGATCATTAGTCCCACGTTGTTGGCAGAGTATGCCTACACGCTGAGAGTCGGG GGTTTGGTGTACACCATGACCGATGTGGAGGAAGTTCACCTCTGGATGGTGAAGCACTTCTCGGAACATCCACTGTTTACACGCGTCTCGGATGAAGAACTG GTTGGGGACATCATCGTCAATCGTTTGGGCACATGtacagaagaaggaaagaaagtgcTGAGAAACGGAGGGAAGAATTTCCTTGCCGTTTTCCGGAGGATCGAGAATTCAAACTAG
- the mettl1 gene encoding tRNA (guanine-N(7)-)-methyltransferase isoform X2 produces MTSSMPQKRYYRQRAHSNPMAYHSFDYPVCPEEMDWSSLYPEPPEKETPRVEFADIGCGYGGLLVELSPLFPDKLILGLEIRVKVSDYVQDRIQSLRATEPGSYQNIACLRSNAMKYLPNFFSKGQGLVYTMTDVEEVHLWMVKHFSEHPLFTRVSDEELVGDIIVNRLGTCTEEGKKVLRNGGKNFLAVFRRIENSN; encoded by the exons atGACTTCGTCAATGCCTCAGAAGCGATACTACAGGCAGCGAGCCCATTCTAACCCGATGGCTTACCACTCGTTTGACTA CCCCGTGTGTCCGGAGGAAATGGACTGGTCCTCCCTGTATCCAGAACCGCCTGAAAAAGAGACGCCACGAGTGGAGTTCGCAGACATTGGATGTGGATACGGGGGACTTTTAG TGGAGTTATCTCCACTTTTCCCAGACAAGCTCATCCTGGGCCTGGAGATCCGGGTCAAAGTTTCAGATTATGTTCAGGATCGTATCCAATCTCTGCGTGCCACTGAGCCTGGAAGCTATCAGAACATCGCCTGCCTTCGCAGTAACGCAATGAAGTATCTCCCCAACTTCTTCTCCAAAGGACAG GGTTTGGTGTACACCATGACCGATGTGGAGGAAGTTCACCTCTGGATGGTGAAGCACTTCTCGGAACATCCACTGTTTACACGCGTCTCGGATGAAGAACTG GTTGGGGACATCATCGTCAATCGTTTGGGCACATGtacagaagaaggaaagaaagtgcTGAGAAACGGAGGGAAGAATTTCCTTGCCGTTTTCCGGAGGATCGAGAATTCAAACTAG